One Dietzia sp. JS16-p6b genomic window carries:
- a CDS encoding heme oxygenase (biliverdin-producing), giving the protein METIISAPLSRALHDSTMAAHEQAENALFITRLMNGEGTPAGLVALLRQSLPVYATLEDACRGVGADPRLSAILDPRLERTGALRADLESHRAQGRSFDTVVPATEAYVAELRACATDPAALIGHHYVRYLGDLSGGQIIRTMVRRHYGIETGLSFYDFDIAKPKVYKDDYRAALDALPLGETDRASALAAATRAFDLNHRIFLDLEALGVR; this is encoded by the coding sequence ATGGAGACGATCATTTCCGCACCCTTGTCGAGAGCACTACATGACTCGACGATGGCCGCGCATGAACAGGCGGAGAACGCCTTGTTCATCACCCGCCTGATGAACGGTGAGGGCACGCCTGCAGGCCTGGTCGCGCTCCTCCGGCAGTCGCTCCCCGTCTACGCGACGCTCGAGGACGCCTGCCGCGGGGTCGGCGCGGACCCGAGACTGTCCGCCATTCTCGACCCGCGCCTCGAGCGGACCGGGGCGTTGCGAGCCGATCTGGAGTCGCACCGCGCCCAGGGCCGCTCCTTCGACACGGTGGTGCCCGCCACCGAGGCCTACGTGGCCGAGTTGCGCGCGTGCGCGACCGACCCGGCCGCCTTGATCGGGCACCACTACGTCCGGTACCTCGGCGACCTCTCGGGCGGGCAGATCATCAGGACGATGGTGCGCCGCCACTACGGCATCGAGACCGGTCTGAGCTTCTACGACTTCGACATCGCCAAGCCCAAGGTCTACAAGGACGACTACCGGGCCGCACTGGACGCCCTCCCGCTGGGCGAGACAGACCGCGCGTCCGCTCTGGCCGCCGCCACCCGGGCCTTCGACCTCAACCACCGGATCTTCCTCGACCTGGAGGCCCTGGGCGTCCGCTGA
- a CDS encoding heme ABC transporter ATP-binding protein has translation MSGGETRVPVVSAEGVTVRLGGRTLLDSVDLEIYAGEVLALVGPNGAGKSTLLGVVAGDTHPDAGRTVLDGRDLRRWRLGDLARRRALLTQANSVAFPFTVREIVAMGRAPWAARPEGDHDEEVIEESLAATDTAHLRSRTFPTLSGGEKARVSLSRALAQRAGVLLLDEPTAAVDLRHQEVVLELARTVADAGGAVVVVLHDLELAAAWSDRLVMISDGRIRAEGSPEQVLTSELVEEVYQQTVVVDRHPVTGDLLVTPDRRRFRTARTPVEPAVDTTHASALVKEFS, from the coding sequence ATGAGCGGCGGCGAAACACGCGTGCCGGTGGTGTCCGCCGAGGGGGTCACGGTACGCCTCGGCGGTCGGACCCTGCTCGATTCGGTGGACCTGGAGATCTATGCCGGTGAGGTGCTCGCTCTGGTGGGTCCCAACGGGGCGGGGAAGTCGACGCTGCTCGGCGTGGTGGCGGGGGACACCCACCCCGACGCCGGCCGCACCGTCCTCGACGGCCGCGATCTACGGCGGTGGCGCCTCGGGGATCTCGCCCGGCGCCGAGCGTTGCTCACCCAGGCCAACTCCGTCGCCTTCCCCTTCACCGTGCGGGAGATCGTCGCGATGGGTCGCGCACCCTGGGCGGCGCGGCCGGAGGGCGACCACGACGAGGAGGTCATCGAGGAATCGCTGGCCGCCACCGACACCGCCCACCTGCGGTCCCGGACCTTCCCGACCCTGTCCGGTGGTGAGAAGGCGCGCGTCTCCCTGTCGAGGGCGCTCGCGCAACGCGCCGGTGTGTTGTTGCTGGACGAACCCACCGCGGCGGTCGACCTGCGCCATCAGGAGGTCGTCCTGGAACTGGCCCGGACCGTGGCCGACGCCGGTGGGGCGGTGGTCGTGGTGCTGCACGACCTCGAGCTGGCGGCCGCGTGGTCCGACCGTCTCGTGATGATCTCGGACGGCCGCATACGGGCCGAGGGGTCCCCGGAGCAGGTCCTCACCTCCGAACTGGTGGAAGAGGTCTACCAGCAGACGGTCGTCGTCGACCGGCATCCCGTCACCGGTGATCTGTTGGTCACCCCGGATCGACGACGATTCCGGACCGCCCGGACGCCGGTGGAGCCCGCGGTCGACACCACACACGCGTCGGCCCTCGTCAAGGAGTTCTCGTGA
- a CDS encoding MFS transporter, producing MSRSHVIENWDPEDDAQWEAGGRKTAMRNLYWSVFAEHVGFSVWTLFAVMVLFMPQDVYGLDAPDKFLVSAVVTLTGAFLRIPYTLATATFGGRNWTMFSAFVLLIPAVGMLWIMANPGQPLWLYLVVGAIAGLGGANFASSMTNINAFFPQREKGWALGLNAGGGNLGVATIQIVGLIVIALAGNRSPHWVIGVYIVLLVVAGIGAALKMDNLAHQTVDVQSMKDMTRDKDGWVLSLLYIGTFGSFIGFAFAFGQMLTMTFTGNGQDPAQAALHAAQITFLGPLLGSLTRMVGGRLSDRFGGARVTFAVFCGMAVTTVALVVTSNIQASNDGRLSGGALVLFFAAFLTLFGLTGVGNASVYKMIPSVFEARSHTLGLDEAARTSWSRAHAGALIGVAGAVGAFGGFLINMTLRTSYQSSGAATSAFVVFMVFYVVAAIITRVVYMRASAGVDSVAAAPTRARVPVGAEA from the coding sequence ATGTCGCGCTCACACGTCATAGAGAACTGGGATCCGGAGGACGACGCGCAATGGGAGGCGGGCGGCAGGAAGACCGCCATGCGCAACCTCTATTGGTCGGTGTTCGCCGAGCACGTCGGGTTCTCGGTGTGGACCCTGTTCGCCGTCATGGTGCTGTTCATGCCCCAGGACGTCTACGGGCTGGACGCCCCCGACAAATTCCTGGTCTCCGCGGTGGTCACGTTGACCGGGGCCTTCCTGCGCATCCCGTACACGCTCGCCACGGCGACCTTCGGAGGCCGCAACTGGACCATGTTCTCGGCCTTCGTCCTGCTCATCCCCGCGGTCGGGATGTTGTGGATCATGGCGAACCCGGGTCAACCGCTGTGGCTGTACCTCGTCGTCGGCGCGATCGCCGGGCTGGGCGGCGCCAACTTCGCGTCGTCCATGACCAACATCAACGCCTTCTTCCCCCAACGGGAGAAGGGCTGGGCGCTCGGCCTCAACGCGGGCGGGGGCAATCTGGGCGTGGCGACGATCCAGATCGTGGGGCTCATCGTGATCGCCCTCGCGGGTAACCGGTCACCCCACTGGGTGATCGGGGTCTACATCGTCCTCCTCGTGGTCGCGGGGATCGGCGCGGCCCTGAAGATGGACAACCTCGCGCACCAGACCGTCGACGTACAGAGCATGAAAGACATGACCCGCGACAAGGACGGCTGGGTGCTGTCGCTGCTGTACATCGGCACGTTCGGTTCGTTCATCGGCTTCGCCTTCGCGTTCGGACAGATGCTCACCATGACCTTCACCGGCAACGGCCAGGATCCCGCCCAGGCGGCGCTCCACGCGGCGCAGATCACCTTCCTCGGACCGCTGCTGGGCTCGCTGACCCGCATGGTCGGCGGCCGGCTCTCCGACCGGTTCGGCGGCGCACGGGTGACCTTCGCGGTGTTCTGCGGAATGGCGGTCACCACGGTGGCACTCGTGGTGACCTCGAACATCCAGGCCTCGAATGACGGCCGCCTCTCGGGGGGCGCGCTCGTGTTGTTCTTCGCGGCCTTCCTGACACTCTTCGGGCTCACCGGGGTGGGGAACGCCTCGGTGTACAAGATGATCCCGTCCGTCTTCGAGGCCCGCAGTCACACGCTCGGACTCGACGAGGCCGCACGGACCTCGTGGTCGCGGGCTCATGCGGGAGCACTCATCGGGGTCGCCGGCGCGGTCGGGGCGTTCGGTGGGTTCCTCATCAACATGACCCTGCGCACGTCCTACCAGTCCTCGGGGGCGGCCACCTCGGCGTTCGTCGTGTTCATGGTCTTCTACGTGGTGGCCGCGATCATCACCCGCGTGGTGTACATGCGTGCCTCGGCCGGCGTCGATTCGGTCGCCGCGGCACCCACCCGCGCACGGGTCCCCGTGGGCGCCGAGGCCTGA
- a CDS encoding hemin ABC transporter substrate-binding protein — MFRQRSGSLRLAVALLALSLTSCGVATGLGGDPATISGIPLASEVSAIEDPRSFSGELALELVDDPVEPVATDPAPQLPAVVTDNQGTVVEVADVSRILPLDIYGTLSRIVFELGLGDNVIGRDVSSAFAEIADRPLVTQDGHQLNAEAILALDPSVIITDTSLGPWDVILQLRDAGIPVIVVDSHRSPDNVEALTRAVADGLGVPELGRELGERTRAKIVETERSISSVVPESETARLRTVFLYARGNAGVYYMFGQDSGADELITAAGGYDVSSEVGWKGAKPANDEGLIAAQPDVIIMMNKGLESVGGVDGLLERFPAMAQTPAGANRRIVAMNDDLVLSFGTRTPAVLNALAVALYAPDAL; from the coding sequence ATGTTCAGACAGCGCTCAGGCTCGCTACGGCTGGCCGTCGCCCTCCTGGCTCTCTCCCTGACCTCGTGCGGCGTGGCGACCGGGCTCGGCGGAGACCCCGCCACCATCTCGGGGATACCGCTCGCGTCGGAGGTCTCGGCGATCGAGGACCCACGATCCTTCTCCGGCGAACTCGCCCTGGAGTTGGTCGACGACCCGGTCGAGCCCGTCGCGACCGACCCCGCCCCGCAGCTGCCCGCCGTGGTCACCGACAACCAGGGCACGGTCGTCGAGGTCGCCGACGTCTCCCGGATCCTGCCCCTGGACATCTACGGAACGCTCTCGCGCATCGTGTTCGAACTCGGGTTGGGTGACAACGTGATCGGCCGGGACGTCTCCTCGGCCTTCGCCGAGATCGCTGATCGCCCACTGGTCACGCAGGACGGTCACCAGCTCAACGCCGAGGCGATCCTCGCTCTCGATCCCAGTGTGATCATCACGGACACCTCGCTCGGTCCGTGGGACGTGATTTTGCAGCTGCGCGACGCGGGGATCCCTGTCATCGTGGTGGACTCGCACCGGTCCCCGGACAACGTCGAGGCGCTCACCCGGGCCGTCGCGGACGGCCTCGGGGTGCCCGAGTTGGGCCGTGAACTGGGGGAGCGAACCCGCGCGAAGATCGTCGAGACCGAACGATCGATCTCGTCTGTCGTGCCGGAATCGGAGACCGCGCGGCTGCGCACCGTGTTCCTCTACGCACGTGGTAACGCCGGGGTCTACTACATGTTCGGCCAGGACAGCGGCGCGGACGAGTTGATCACCGCCGCCGGCGGGTACGACGTGTCCTCCGAGGTCGGGTGGAAGGGCGCCAAACCGGCCAACGACGAGGGGCTCATCGCCGCCCAGCCGGACGTCATCATCATGATGAACAAGGGGCTCGAGTCCGTCGGCGGCGTCGACGGGCTGCTCGAGAGGTTCCCGGCCATGGCCCAGACGCCCGCCGGGGCGAACCGGCGGATCGTCGCGATGAACGACGACCTCGTCCTGTCCTTCGGCACCAGGACCCCCGCGGTGCTCAACGCCCTCGCCGTGGCCCTCTACGCCCCCGACGCGCTGTGA
- a CDS encoding molybdopterin oxidoreductase family protein: protein MVHALTTTGRPTHTHCPYCALQCAMSVTPPSDGGQVTITPEQFPTNRGGLCRKGWTSAALLDHPERITTPLIRVDGQLRPTDWDTALTRVTDGIRRAQASGGPDAVAVFGGGGLTNEKAYTLGKFTRLALGSRLVDYNGRWCMSSAAAGANRSFGLDRGLPFPVTDLDEARAVLLIGANPADTMPPFVQHLDTAASAGGMVVADPRLSATAHRAIDGGGIHLRLRPGTDSALALGLLHVAVVGGYLDTGYVAARTSGFDDAWAIAADWMPDRTERVTGVSAGQLERTVQLLADSRDAGTGAYVLTARGAEQHSRGTDTVGAVIALALALGLPGRPGTGYGTLTGQGNGQGGREHGQKADQLPGYRMITDPAARAHVAAVWGVEPEEIPGPGLSAFELLDALGQPGGPTAMLLHASNPVVSAPDAERITARLRALDTLVVADFVLSETAELADVVLPVPQWAEEEGTLTNLEGRVLRRRRSVTPPDGARDELWIWNELARRLGRRPDRFPTDPRVVFDELARASAGGKADYSAMDWDRLDAGEALFWPCGADSPAGTPRMFLDRFATEDGRARFAVAAVDRPAEDTCADYPLLGTTGRVLSHYQSGAQTRRVPELASAAPDMWVQVHPVVARAAGLDDGGRARVVSRRGAVEALVRCDEDMRTDTLFLPFHYAGAARANLVTLPELDPYSRMPQFKACAVRLEAA, encoded by the coding sequence ATGGTGCACGCGTTGACGACGACCGGCCGCCCGACACACACCCACTGCCCGTACTGCGCCCTCCAGTGCGCGATGTCGGTGACCCCGCCCTCGGACGGCGGGCAGGTGACGATCACCCCGGAGCAGTTCCCCACCAACCGGGGCGGGTTGTGCCGGAAGGGCTGGACGTCGGCAGCGTTGCTCGACCACCCGGAGCGGATCACCACGCCGCTGATCCGGGTGGACGGGCAGCTGCGTCCGACCGACTGGGACACCGCGTTGACCCGGGTCACCGACGGCATCCGGCGGGCGCAGGCCTCAGGGGGGCCCGACGCGGTGGCCGTGTTCGGTGGGGGAGGCCTCACCAACGAGAAGGCCTACACACTGGGCAAGTTCACCCGGCTCGCGCTGGGGAGCAGACTCGTGGATTACAACGGGCGGTGGTGCATGTCGAGCGCGGCGGCCGGGGCCAACCGCAGTTTCGGGCTGGACCGGGGGTTGCCATTCCCCGTGACCGACCTCGACGAGGCCCGGGCGGTGCTCCTCATCGGGGCGAACCCCGCCGACACCATGCCCCCGTTCGTCCAGCACCTGGACACCGCCGCCTCGGCCGGCGGCATGGTGGTGGCGGATCCCCGGCTCAGCGCGACAGCCCACCGCGCCATCGACGGCGGCGGGATCCATCTGAGGCTGCGGCCGGGCACGGACTCCGCGCTGGCCCTCGGGCTCCTGCACGTCGCCGTGGTGGGTGGGTACCTGGACACCGGGTACGTCGCCGCCCGTACGTCGGGTTTCGACGACGCGTGGGCGATCGCTGCGGACTGGATGCCCGATCGCACCGAACGCGTCACCGGGGTCTCGGCCGGTCAGCTCGAACGCACGGTGCAGCTACTGGCGGACTCCAGGGACGCGGGCACCGGTGCGTACGTGCTCACCGCCCGGGGGGCCGAACAGCACTCACGGGGGACCGACACGGTCGGCGCCGTGATCGCCCTCGCGCTGGCACTGGGACTACCGGGCCGGCCCGGTACGGGCTACGGAACCCTCACCGGCCAGGGGAACGGGCAGGGGGGCCGGGAGCACGGGCAGAAGGCCGATCAACTCCCCGGATACCGGATGATCACGGACCCGGCCGCTCGCGCGCACGTCGCCGCGGTCTGGGGCGTGGAGCCCGAGGAGATCCCCGGCCCCGGGCTCTCGGCCTTCGAGCTCCTGGACGCCCTCGGGCAGCCCGGCGGTCCCACGGCGATGCTGCTCCACGCATCGAACCCCGTGGTCTCCGCCCCCGACGCCGAGCGGATCACCGCGCGGCTCCGTGCGTTGGACACCCTCGTGGTGGCCGACTTCGTCCTCTCCGAGACCGCGGAGCTCGCCGACGTCGTCCTGCCGGTCCCGCAGTGGGCGGAGGAGGAGGGCACGCTGACCAACCTCGAGGGCCGGGTGTTGCGTCGACGCCGCTCGGTCACCCCGCCGGACGGTGCCCGCGACGAACTCTGGATCTGGAACGAGCTCGCACGCCGCCTCGGGCGGCGGCCGGATCGGTTCCCGACCGACCCTCGGGTGGTGTTCGACGAGCTGGCGCGCGCCTCCGCCGGGGGTAAGGCGGACTACTCGGCGATGGACTGGGACCGGCTCGACGCGGGGGAGGCGCTGTTCTGGCCGTGCGGTGCCGACTCCCCGGCCGGTACGCCGCGCATGTTCCTCGACCGCTTCGCCACCGAGGACGGCCGCGCCCGCTTCGCCGTCGCCGCCGTGGACCGGCCCGCGGAGGACACCTGCGCGGACTACCCGCTGCTGGGCACCACGGGGCGGGTGCTCTCCCACTACCAGTCCGGCGCCCAGACGCGGCGGGTTCCGGAGCTGGCCTCCGCTGCCCCCGACATGTGGGTCCAGGTCCATCCGGTGGTGGCACGGGCCGCGGGGCTCGACGACGGCGGACGCGCCCGCGTGGTGTCCCGTCGCGGCGCCGTCGAGGCGCTCGTGCGGTGCGACGAGGACATGCGGACCGACACCCTGTTCCTGCCGTTCCATTACGCCGGGGCCGCCCGAGCGAACCTCGTGACCCTGCCGGAGCTCGACCCCTACAGCCGCATGCCCCAGTTCAAGGCGTGTGCCGTACGGCTGGAGGCCGCATGA
- a CDS encoding iron ABC transporter permease, which translates to MVTGGLLIVGLAVALGVLGVVAAASGQLPIPATEVASGFLRGLGVDLGPAASHPRADATLWSVRFPRVAMAMVVGAALAVAGALMQGAFGNPLAEPSVVGVSAGAAVGAAAAIVFGLTAFGAWTSVVCAFVAGILTTTVVYLFSRSNGRTEVVTLVLTGIAVNAVAGAALALLMFLGDTQAREEIVFWQLGSLNGSRWDHVLVVAPLALLGLALATRLARPLDLLALGERPARHLGVDVERLRIHSILLVGLLTAAAVSFCGIVAFVGLVVPHLIRMIAGPGHRLLLPASALGGAVCLLAADLLARTAVDYAELPLGMVTAAVGGPFFFWLLHRTRRTAGGWG; encoded by the coding sequence ATGGTGACCGGGGGCCTGCTGATCGTCGGGCTGGCGGTGGCCCTCGGGGTTCTGGGCGTGGTGGCCGCGGCGTCGGGACAGCTGCCCATCCCCGCGACAGAGGTCGCCTCCGGGTTCCTCCGCGGTCTCGGTGTCGACCTCGGCCCCGCCGCGAGCCACCCCCGCGCCGATGCCACGTTATGGAGCGTCCGCTTCCCCAGAGTGGCGATGGCGATGGTCGTGGGCGCCGCCCTCGCGGTGGCCGGTGCGCTCATGCAGGGAGCGTTCGGCAACCCGCTCGCCGAGCCCAGTGTGGTGGGGGTGTCCGCCGGTGCGGCCGTGGGCGCGGCAGCGGCGATCGTGTTCGGGTTGACCGCCTTCGGTGCCTGGACCAGCGTCGTCTGCGCCTTCGTCGCCGGCATCCTCACCACGACGGTGGTGTACCTGTTCAGTCGGAGTAACGGCCGGACCGAGGTGGTCACCCTGGTGTTGACCGGCATCGCCGTGAACGCCGTGGCGGGAGCCGCGCTCGCCCTGCTCATGTTCCTCGGAGACACCCAGGCCCGCGAGGAGATCGTCTTCTGGCAGCTGGGGAGTCTGAACGGCAGCCGGTGGGACCACGTCCTGGTGGTGGCGCCCCTGGCGCTGCTCGGACTGGCCCTGGCGACCCGCCTGGCGCGGCCGCTCGACCTGCTCGCGTTGGGGGAGCGTCCGGCCCGTCACCTGGGCGTTGACGTCGAGCGACTGCGAATCCACTCCATCCTGCTGGTCGGACTGCTCACGGCCGCTGCGGTGAGCTTCTGCGGAATCGTCGCCTTCGTGGGACTGGTGGTGCCGCACCTCATCCGCATGATCGCCGGTCCGGGACACCGACTGCTGCTGCCGGCGTCCGCGCTGGGCGGCGCGGTGTGCCTGCTGGCCGCGGATCTGCTGGCCCGGACCGCGGTGGACTACGCGGAGTTGCCGCTCGGCATGGTGACGGCCGCCGTCGGCGGCCCGTTCTTCTTCTGGCTGCTGCACCGCACACGTCGTACCGCGGGGGGCTGGGGATGA
- a CDS encoding MalY/PatB family protein has protein sequence MPFPLDVPESVLRRRRSQKWVAYPEDVLPLFVAETDVLLAPAIRERLATAVADGDTGYFAEIERLAGVCARYYSGFGFEVPEESVVPVNDVGVGVRESLARTLPAGSAVVYTPPVYMPFGPWIRRVGMSPVAVPLVDHDGEDPRLDLVGIERALAGGARAVLLSHPHNPTGVLHSSAELAELAELAARHDAVVVSDEIWAPLTMPGVRFSSFLAASGTAPEVGLAISSASKAFNLAGLKCAFVVNGNPERFEVRRSALSGAVGHFGALAAEAALTGSLDWLEQMNAALASNLDLMDRLMAKHLPRARWRRPDAGFVAWLDLRAYPGLGDDPAAAFLDDGKVALSNGPAFGPQGKGFARVNFACSEDILTEAFTRMGRVAAERG, from the coding sequence GTGCCGTTCCCCCTGGATGTTCCCGAGTCGGTCCTGCGCAGGCGCCGAAGCCAGAAGTGGGTGGCGTACCCGGAGGACGTCCTGCCGCTGTTCGTGGCGGAGACCGACGTCCTGCTGGCCCCGGCCATCCGGGAGCGCCTCGCCACAGCGGTCGCCGACGGTGACACCGGATACTTCGCCGAGATCGAGCGCCTCGCCGGGGTGTGCGCCCGGTACTACTCCGGGTTCGGGTTCGAGGTACCGGAGGAGTCGGTCGTCCCCGTCAACGATGTGGGCGTGGGCGTCCGCGAGTCGCTCGCGCGGACCCTGCCGGCGGGGAGCGCGGTGGTCTACACGCCACCGGTGTACATGCCGTTCGGACCGTGGATCCGGCGTGTGGGGATGTCACCCGTCGCGGTGCCCCTGGTCGACCACGACGGCGAGGACCCGCGGCTGGACCTCGTGGGCATCGAGCGCGCCCTGGCCGGCGGGGCCAGGGCCGTGCTCCTGAGCCACCCGCACAACCCCACGGGTGTCCTGCACTCCTCCGCGGAGTTGGCCGAGCTCGCCGAGCTGGCCGCACGCCACGACGCCGTGGTGGTCTCCGACGAGATCTGGGCGCCCCTGACGATGCCCGGGGTCCGGTTCTCCTCGTTCCTGGCCGCCTCCGGCACCGCCCCCGAGGTGGGCTTGGCCATCTCCTCCGCGTCCAAGGCGTTCAACCTCGCCGGGCTCAAGTGCGCCTTCGTGGTCAACGGCAATCCCGAGCGGTTCGAGGTGCGGCGCTCGGCGTTGTCCGGCGCAGTGGGGCACTTCGGGGCGCTCGCCGCGGAAGCCGCGCTGACCGGGTCACTGGACTGGCTGGAGCAGATGAACGCCGCGCTGGCCTCGAACCTCGATCTGATGGACCGGCTCATGGCCAAGCACCTCCCCCGCGCCCGGTGGCGCCGACCCGACGCCGGATTCGTGGCGTGGCTGGACCTTCGCGCCTACCCCGGGCTCGGTGACGACCCCGCCGCGGCGTTCCTCGACGACGGAAAGGTGGCGCTGAGCAACGGTCCAGCCTTCGGGCCCCAGGGCAAGGGGTTCGCGCGTGTGAACTTCGCGTGCTCCGAGGACATCCTCACCGAGGCCTTCACCCGGATGGGCCGCGTCGCCGCGGAGCGTGGCTGA
- a CDS encoding HtaA domain-containing protein — protein MTSDQLSGHRRGAALVLALALALGSLMYSPAARAQDSAVELTDAEFRWGLSRQSAGPSHGPGLNFLSAGDSSAALAGPGATITEQTWRATSGQVTIEKRSANGGTSTATWAGTQTDQAGTALRDAASSRYSGLEMVFGKGTGTVDAASGTAEIQWKGTASVLYYSGLVFLSVTDPVLTVTPTKATVTATLGGRRSAQDNPEVSTPVPSRTVVLANLPRSRVELGGKKGFSVTPEYLGVPYSAGAGENPQTRDGAYWGAFPREFVDFAAEAGSGGFWYSTGTSDSTKPALPIAVSWNSDEPEEMPNSGGSGGSGGIVGRVLDDTVEQILRAAGTDVADTAAAWMDEAWKPLQPDAVNAARDSAGPAAAAPDASAAEGGGVDEVFEEYFADYYTAGAPLTAGTVGGTVATIPASPSGPSSGGSSPAATPPLVDQSTIPVAANTPLNGSDVVYAQTSGSQKAGNPTHQWQWWVGTALLALAAVLFYQTVRRKD, from the coding sequence ATGACCAGTGACCAGTTATCGGGCCACCGCCGGGGCGCCGCCCTGGTCCTGGCCCTGGCCCTCGCCCTCGGCTCGCTGATGTACTCGCCGGCGGCCCGAGCACAGGACTCGGCGGTCGAGCTGACCGATGCCGAGTTCCGATGGGGGTTGAGCAGGCAGAGCGCCGGGCCCAGCCACGGACCCGGACTCAACTTCCTCTCCGCCGGGGACAGCTCGGCGGCGCTCGCCGGGCCCGGGGCGACGATCACCGAACAGACATGGAGGGCCACGTCGGGACAGGTGACGATCGAGAAGCGGTCCGCGAACGGTGGGACATCGACCGCGACCTGGGCCGGGACGCAGACCGACCAGGCGGGCACCGCCCTCCGTGACGCCGCCTCGAGCAGATACAGCGGCCTCGAGATGGTCTTCGGCAAGGGGACCGGAACCGTCGACGCCGCCTCGGGCACGGCGGAGATCCAGTGGAAGGGCACCGCGTCGGTCCTGTACTACTCGGGCCTGGTGTTCCTCAGCGTCACCGACCCGGTCCTCACGGTCACGCCCACGAAGGCCACCGTGACCGCGACCCTGGGTGGGAGACGGAGCGCCCAGGACAACCCCGAGGTGTCGACCCCGGTGCCGTCCCGCACCGTCGTCCTCGCGAATCTCCCCCGCAGTCGCGTGGAACTGGGAGGGAAAAAAGGGTTCTCCGTGACTCCCGAATACCTCGGTGTGCCCTATTCCGCCGGTGCCGGAGAAAACCCTCAGACGAGAGACGGCGCGTATTGGGGAGCTTTCCCGCGGGAATTCGTGGACTTCGCCGCGGAAGCGGGATCCGGGGGATTCTGGTATTCGACCGGAACCTCTGACAGTACGAAACCCGCGCTGCCGATAGCGGTGAGTTGGAATTCGGATGAACCCGAGGAAATGCCGAATTCCGGTGGGTCCGGCGGGTCCGGCGGAATCGTCGGTAGGGTCCTCGACGACACGGTCGAACAGATCCTCCGGGCCGCGGGGACCGACGTCGCCGACACCGCTGCCGCGTGGATGGACGAGGCGTGGAAACCGCTCCAACCCGATGCGGTGAACGCCGCGCGGGACAGCGCGGGCCCGGCCGCGGCGGCACCGGACGCGTCGGCCGCCGAGGGGGGCGGTGTGGACGAGGTCTTCGAAGAGTATTTCGCGGACTACTACACCGCCGGAGCCCCTCTCACCGCCGGGACCGTGGGCGGCACCGTCGCCACGATCCCCGCATCCCCGAGCGGCCCGTCGTCAGGCGGGTCCTCACCCGCGGCGACCCCACCCCTCGTTGACCAGTCGACGATCCCCGTGGCGGCCAACACACCCCTCAACGGCTCCGACGTGGTCTACGCCCAGACTTCCGGCTCCCAGAAGGCCGGAAACCCCACCCACCAATGGCAGTGGTGGGTGGGGACCGCACTGCTCGCGCTCGCGGCAGTGCTGTTCTACCAGACAGTTCGACGAAAGGACTGA